One Danio aesculapii chromosome 11, fDanAes4.1, whole genome shotgun sequence genomic region harbors:
- the timm17a gene encoding mitochondrial import inner membrane translocase subunit Tim17-A, translating to MEEYAREPCPWRIVDDCGGAFTMGAIGGGIFQAVKGFRNSPSGMNHRMKGSLTAIRTRAPQLGGSFAVWGGLFSMIDCGLVKVRGKEDPWNSITSGAMTGAILAARNGPVAMVGSAAMGGILLALIEGAGILLTRFASAQFPTGPQFEEPAPMPTSSFGDYRQYQ from the exons ATGGAGGAGTACGCGAGGGAGCCATG TCCCTGGAGGATAGTGGACGATTGTGGGGGCGCCTTCACCATGGGGGCCATTGGTGGAGGGATCTTTCAGGCAGTCAAAGGCTTTAGAAACTCTCCTTCT GGAATGAATCACAGAATGAAGGGTAGCTTGACAGCCATAAGAACCAGAGCTCCACAATTAGGAG GAAGCTTTGCTGTGTGGGGTGGCCTGTTCTCCATGATTGATTGTGGGCTGGTGAAGGTGAGAGGCAAAGAAGACCCTTGGAACTCAATCACAAGTGGAGCCATGACAGGAGCCATTCTAGCAGCAAGAA ATGGACCAGTGGCCATGGTTGGCTCTGCAGCAATGGGAGGAATACTGCTCGCATTAATAGAAGGTGCTGGGATTTTGCTCACAAGGTTTGCTTCAGCGCAATTCCCAACTG GCCCACAGTTTGAAGAACCTGCTCCAATGCCCACTTCTTCATTTGGAGACTATAGACAGTACCAATGA